In Daphnia pulicaria isolate SC F1-1A chromosome 9, SC_F0-13Bv2, whole genome shotgun sequence, a single genomic region encodes these proteins:
- the LOC124312909 gene encoding uncharacterized protein LOC124312909: MAAAENSPYPKPFSNKIQYERKNVLGEGNSIVYRGTYEDNAVAVKRIMIRPSLNEDREFNAQLKLTHQNILKILTVEQDADFRYIVLELCAGTLREVCNQNYKGPDLPPDQTVLYEIADGLNYIHSKKLVHRDIKPENILISGKAQIKLSDFGLSKETSTNHTFVVSGPFKGTRQWMAQEFLNFSVNQNQPNETPMKGSIESDIFSAGCVFFYYVTRGLHPFGEDNFIIANIIKDDQVHIDKLELDHFASDVIRAMIQFEPKKRMALKQVLNLFYDTSITASPGIFKDTGHPFQKKLRGLHDVRSASFHPIDPVLACGLFKEGLFFLRGSSHTTSLDNWEIERKHILRNGTVLSIQWNADGTKLATGSDDGTVIVWSYPGNGKQEFRRNGRSNFPLIVWNPFNRDMLASYNKAVDTTELLIVDSENEKPLSYTMKSNLNCYAVAWISQNQLACGYDDGKMEIHEIESRNRQLNSRMVQKIIHVQRENGKYGFSMHFSDFPTMQAISKETSYYVMSIIWNEELNLLASGGTDQRVKIWTLGSNDPIHVLEVDSPCECLVWGFDTKDEAKRKTLIACGSLKGSLVIWHPFKRENQTRNLSGHEAQIHQLLFSPDGRFLASTDNLKKLIIWSTKSWESIYILAPSEFMYPYMMTWDAVSCKLAISERTGQKQFKGIEYVVDEKCCAGCKKTSQYLKHCARCRSIFYCGRECQRSHWPQHKLVCNKSE; encoded by the exons ATGGCTGCAGCAGAAAACTCCCCTTACCCCAAacctttttcaaataaaatccaGTACGAGAGGAAAAATGTTCTCGGTGAAGGAAATTCAATCGTTTATCGCGGTACTTACGAAGACAACGCAGTTGCCGTCAAGAGAATCATGATACGACCGTCACTGAATGAAGACCGCGAGTTCAATGCCCAGTTGAAGCTCACTCACCAAAATATTCTCAAAATTCTGACAGTTGAACAGGATGCAGATTTCAG GTACATCGTACTTGAACTATGCGCAGGGACACTAAGGGAGGTTTGCAATCAAAATTATAAAGGACCCGATTTACCCCCGGATCAAACAGTTCTGTACGAAATTGCCGATGGACTCAATTATATCCATTCGAAGAAATTGGTACACCGAGACATTAAACCTGAAAACATTCTCATTTCTGGGAAAGCTCAAATCAAGCTGTCCGATTTCGGCTTGAGCAAGGAAACCAGTACAAACCACACGTTTGTAGTCAGCGGACCATTCAAAGGAACTAGGCAATGGATGGCGCAagaatttctgaatttttctgTCAACCAAAACCAACCAAATGAAACTCCAATGAAAGGTTCAATTGAAAGCGACATTTTCTCAGCAGGATGCGTGTTTTTTTACTACGTTACTCGAGGATTGCACCCTTTCGGGGAAGACAATTTCATCATCGCCAACATTATCAAGGACGACCAAGTTCACATCGATA AATTAGAATTGGATCACTTTGCGTCAGACGTCATTCGTGCAATGATTCAATTTGaaccaaagaaaagaatggcTCTCAAACAAgttctgaatttgttttatgaCACATCCATAACGGCATCTCCAG GGATTTTCAAAGACACCGGACatccatttcaaaaaaagttAAGAGGGCTACATGATGTGAGAAGTGCAAGTTTCCATCCAATCGATCCTGTTCTGGCATGCGGCTTATTTAAAGAAGGATTGTTTTTCCTTCGCGGTTCTAGTCACACCACATCATTGGATAATTGGGAAATTGAACGTAAACATATTTTACGTAATGGGACAGTTTTATCCATACAATGGAAC GCCGATGGAACTAAATTGGCTACTGGCTCCGATGATGGGACTGTCATCGTTTGGTCTTATCCAGGGAACGGAAAACAAGAATTTCGAAGAAATGGACGATCCAATTTTCCGTTAATTGTTTGGAATCCATTTAACCGGGACATGTTGGCTAGTTATAACAAGGCA GTAGACACTACAGAGCTGCTTATTGTCGAttcggaaaatgaaaaaccccTCAGCTATACCATGAAATCAAACTTGAATTGTTATGCAGTGGCATGGATCTCGCAAAATCAACTCGCCTGTGGTTATGACGATGGAAAGATGGAAATTCATGAAATAGAATCACGTAACAGGCAACTGAACAGCCGAATGGTTCAGAAAATCATACATGTCCAGCGTGAAAATGGCAAATATGGTTTTAGCATGCATTTTTCCGACTTTCCAACGATGCAGGCCATTAGCAAAGAAACGTCTTATTATGTAATGAGTATAATCTGGAACGAAGAATTGAATCTTTTAGCTTCAGGCGGAACAGACCAACGGGTCAAg ATTTGGACATTGGGCAGCAACGATCCCATTCACGTGTTAGAGGTCGATTCTCCGTGTGAATGTTTGGTTTGGGGATTTGACACAAAGGAcgaagcgaaaagaaaaactttaatTGCATG TGGATCACTTAAGGGAAGCCTTGTGATTTGGCATCCGTTTAAACGTGAAAATCAGACACGAAATCTTTCAGGACATGAAGCTCAGATTCACCAATTATTGTTCTCTCCTGACGGACGCTTTCTAGCTTCGACTgacaatttaaagaaattgattATCTGGTCAACCAag AGTTGGGAGAGTATATACATCTTAGCCCCATCCGAATTCATGTATCCATACATGATGACATGGGACGCGGTCAGTTGCAAGTTAGCCATTTCAGAGAGAACAGGCCAGAAGCAG TTCAAAGGAATTGAATATGTCGTTGATGAAAAATGCTGTGCCGGTTGCAAGAAAACTTCTCAATATCTGAAGCATTGCGCCCGCTGCCGTTCAATCTTCTATTGCGGCAGGGAATGTCAGCGTTCACACTGGCCCCAACACAAACTTGTTTGCAATAAAAGTGAATAA
- the LOC124313400 gene encoding uncharacterized protein LOC124313400: protein MIEADPLKRINLTDVKERLLPYYIRNGHHGRTTDNNLLPLQLAKQGTTCYLNWPIYKDGQWSPGNSCGAKVYDRKFLLNLWNHPISQKKHKDLPIMEIVLDRPNKRVMDTVIASFIKSTQKGFLKSGTKRPTTTARENNTKKHNSLKFIKINQNVGRALIKKSAKSALKKKKKIKHCDFKEEV, encoded by the exons ATGATCGAGGCAGATcctttaaaaagaataaatcttACGGATGTCAAAGAACGACTCCTTCCGTATTACATCCGCAATGGACATCATGGTCGCACCACAGACAACAACCTTCTTCCATTACAACTG GCCAAGCAAGGAACAACCTGTTATTTAAACTGGCCTATCTACAAAGAtg GTCAATGGAGCCCAGGAAATTCATGTGGGGCAAAAGTATACGATCGCAAATTTCTGCTTAACTTATGGAATCATCCGATATCtcagaaaaaacacaaagattTGCCGATTATGGAAATTGTACTTGACAGACCAAACAAG AGAGTTATGGATACGGTAATCGCTTCTTTCATTAAAAGCACGCAAAAGGGTTTCCTGAAATCCGGAACAAAGCGACCGACTACGACTGCAAgagaaaacaacacaaaaaagcaCAATTCCTtaaaatttatcaaaatcaatcaaaatgttgGAAGGGCGTTGATTAAAAAATCCGCAAAAagtgcattaaaaaaaaaaaaaaagataaagcaTTGTGATTTTAAAGAGgaagtttaa
- the LOC124313335 gene encoding F-box-like/WD repeat-containing protein TBL1X isoform X1 has protein sequence MAWDERTKCLAALSLDRWMTIWSMDSDEPIDATKVDGECWSFAWRPNGKQMDGEGVDAARKSTDNFILACGLNEGRIVIWTPLKKEKTRFLTSQHSDRVDWLSFSPDGRFLASEDMNGKLIIWSTENWQPVYIDVEVKIWPRSSSWLFSSTDIPDYKLTFPNNGQVYITGCCRGTRRRPVRNSKSRLKITRRNEDYEMKKETRGKWSIGSSSWDLVFVSFVVVLFLHRTNEQ, from the exons ATGGCCTGGGACGAACGGACGAAATGTTTGGCCGCTCTTTCACTCGACAGATGGATGACG ATTTGGTCAATGGACAGCGACGAACCCATTGACGCCACAAAGGTCGATGGCGAATGTTGGAGTTTTGCTTGGCGTCCAAACGGGAAACAAATGGACGGCGAGGGAGTGGACGCTGCCAGGAAATCGAccgacaatttcattttggcttG tgGATTGAACGAGGGGCGGATTGTCATTTGGACTCcgctgaaaaaggaaaagacgaGATTTCTCACCAGTCAACATTCAGATCGGGTAGATTGGCTGTCGTTTTCACCCGACGGGCGGTTTCTCGCATCAGAGGATATGAATGGGAAATTGATCATCTGGTCAACTGAG AACTGGCAACCCGTTTACATCGACGTTGAAGTAAAAATATGGCCCAGAAGTTCCTCGTGGTTGTTTTCGTCTACGGATATCCCTGACTACAAACTGACATTCCCAAACAATGGCCAGGTATATATAACAG GTTGTTGTCGTGGAACACGTCGACGGCCAGTAAGAAATTCCAAGTCAAGATTGAAGATCACGAGACGAAATGAGGATtacgaaatgaaaaaagaaactcgcGGAAAATGGTCAATCGGATCCAGCAGTTGGGACTTGGTATTTGTTTCAttcgttgttgttttatttctccaTCGGACGAACGAACAATAA
- the LOC124313091 gene encoding F-box-like/WD repeat-containing protein TBL1XR1, protein MAEALNSPGRGLFKEVEFSLTSEMDVRSASFHPIDPVLACGLVQGGVVFLRGSNHTTPFEDWEIDPKHYKYRKTILSVQWNADGTKVAAGSDDGNVIIWSYPGDGKQVFHRNGRSNFPLIVWNPFNRDMLASYNSALDTKEVMIANLATENLVTLTIKSKLNCHTVVWNSHNQLACGYDDGTFEIHEIESRNRQLKSKLIKKIRHDLGEHGQVNYVLTLTDFANFQRKKLSFVSSIIWNEELSLLASGGTDQRIKIWSLGSNEPIHVLELDSVCRNLVWSSDIKDDKTKKTFIACGLENGSIVIWYPFERENRTRELTGHDQIYQLWPSPDGRFLASTDYFKKLIIWSTKSWESIYILPPSGFRFPYVMTWDAASCKLAISERTGLEQFNVIQYFVAEKCCAGCKKTYENLKRCAHCNSIFYCSKECQRSHWPQHKLVCNKNE, encoded by the exons atggcagAGGCTTTAAATTCACCAGGCAGAG GTTTGTTCAAAGAAGTTGAGTTCTCATTAACAAGCGAAATGGATGTGAGAAGTGCCAGTTTCCACCCCATCGATCCTGTTCTGGCGTGCGGCTTAGTTCAAGGAGGTGTGGTTTTCCTTCGCGGATCTAATCACACCACACCGTTTGAAGATTGGGAAATTGATCCAAAACATTACAAATATAGAAAGACAATTTTATCCGTCCAATGGAAC GCCGATGGAACTAAAGTGGCTGCTGGCTCCGATGATGGCAATGTCATCATTTGGTCTTATCCGGGGGACGGCAAACAAGTATTTCACAGAAATGGACGATCAAACTTTCCGTTAATTGTTTGGAATCCATTCAACCGGGACATGTTAGCCAGTTATAACAGTGCG TTGGACACCAAAGAGGTGATGATTGCCAATTTGGCTACTGAAAACCTCGTTACCCTCaccatcaaatcaaaattgaacTGTCATACGGTGGTTTGGAACTCGCACAATCAACTCGCCTGTGGTTACGACGATGGGACGTTTGAAATTCACGAAATTGAATCCCGTAATAGACAATTGAAAAGCAAATTGATCAAGAAAATCAGACACGACCTAGGCGAACACGGAcaagttaattacgttttGACGCTTACCGACTTCGCCAACtttcaaaggaaaaaactAAGTTTTGTATCGAGTATCATTTGGAACGAAGAATTGAGTCTTTTGGCTTCAGGAGGAACAGACCAACGAATAAAG ATATGGTCGTTGGGCAGTAACGAACCCATTCACGTGTTAGAACTCGATTCCGTTTGTAGGAATTTGGTGTGGAGTTCTGACATCAAGGACGACAAGAcgaaaaaaactttcattgCATG CGGATTAGAAAATGGCAGCATAGTGATTTGGTATCCGTTTGAACGTGAAAATCGGACACGAGAACTCACAGGACATGATCAGATTTATCAATTATGGCCTTCACCCGACGGGCGCTTTCTCGCTTCAACTGACTATTTCAAGAAATTGATTATCTGGTCTACCAAG AGTTGGGAGAGTATATACATCTTACCCCCATCAGGGTTTAGGTTTCCATACGTGATGACATGGGACGCGGCCAGTTGCAAGTTGGCAATTTCAGAGCGAACAGGCCTTGAGCAG TTCAATGTGATTCAATATTTCGTGGCTGAAAAATGCTGTGCCGGTTGCAAGAAAACTTATGAAAATTTGAAGCGTTGCGCTCACTGCAATTCAATCTTCTATTGCAGCAAGGAATGTCAGCGTTCACACTGGCCCCAACACAAACTTGTatgcaataaaaatgaatga
- the LOC124313079 gene encoding F-box-like/WD repeat-containing protein TBL1XR1 isoform X1, with protein MAKAESPKSLTNEIRHDRKDELAKGFFKDVGQAFKEMRRGLNDVRSASFHPNDPVLACGLFHGGVIFLRGSSHTTSFENWDIEPKHYPYERAILFIQWNVDGTKVAVSSDDGTVIVFCYPVDGRKVFQRNGRSNFPIIVWNPFNRDMLASYNNAIDTTQVLIVNSATEKPFTMKSKTYCETVAWISHNQLASGYHDGTVEIHEIGSHNRQMKSQVFQKIRHDLGDDGRFKIFSPFEFPTLHGQTQSAVRTIAFTRNEELNIFASGGSDRRVKIWSLGSNDPVRVLELDSVCTLLVWSSDVKDDTATKKFMACGSLKGSLVIWYPFEHENQTRNLPGHAAQIHQLLFSPDGRYLASTDYFKKLIIWCTKSWKSIYILAPSEYMYPYMMTWDAASCKLAISERTGKKQFKMIEYVMAENCCAGCKKTAQNLKRCARCNSIFYCSKECQRSHWPQHKLVCNKNE; from the exons ATGGCTAAAGCAGAAAGCCCTAAATCCTTAACAAATGAAATCCGTCACGATAGGAAAGATGAGCTCGCAAAAG GATTTTTCAAAGACGTGGGACAAGCGTTTAAAGAAATGAGAAGGGGCCTGAATGATGTGAGGAGTGCAAGTTTCCATCCAAACGATCCCGTTCTAGCGTGTGGCTTATTTCACGGCGGAGTGATTTTCCTGCGCGGATCTAGTCACACCACTTCGTTCGAAAACTGGGACATTGAACCCAAACATTATCCATATGAAAGGGCAATTTTGTTCATCCAATGGAAC GTCGATGGAACTAAAGTGGCTGTTAGCTCCGACGATGGGACTGTCATCGTCTTTTGCTATCCAGTGGACGGCAGAAAAGTATTCCAAAGAAATGGACGATCCAATTTTCCGATAATTGTTTGGAATCCATTCAACCGAGACATGTTGGCTAGTTATAACAATGCG ATAGACACTACACAGGTGCTGATTGTCAACTCGGCAACTGAAAAACCCTTCACCATGAAATCAAAAACGTACTGCGAGACAGTGGCCTGGATCTCGCACAATCAACTCGCCTCTGGTTATCACGATGGAACGGTTGAAATTCACGAAATAGGATCACACAACAGGCAAATGAAAAGTCAAGTGTTCCAGAAAATCAGACACGACCTGGGTGATGACGgacgatttaaaattttttcgccGTTCGAATTTCCAACGTTGCATGGCCAAACGCAATCCGCTGTACGGACTATTGCCTTCACCAGGAACGAAGAATTGAATATTTTCGCTTCCGGTGGCTCAGACCGACGGGTCAAa ATATGGTCGTTGGGAAGTAATGATCCCGTTCGTGTGCTGGAGCTCGATTCAGTTTGTACCCTTTTGGTGTGGAGTTCTGACGTCAAGGACGATAcggcaacaaaaaaatttatggcaTG TGGATCACTTAAGGGAAGCCTTGTGATTTGGTATCCGTTCGAACATGAAAATCAGACACGAAATCTTCCAGGACACGCAGCTCAGATTCaccaattattattttcacccGACGGGCGCTATCTCGCATCGACcgactattttaaaaaattgattatctgGTGCACcaag AGTTGGAAGAGCATCTACATCTTAGCCCCATCCGAGTACATGTATCCGTACATGATGACATGGGACGCGGCCAGTTGCAAGTTGGCAATTTCAGAGCGAACAGGCAAAAAGCAG TTCAAAATGATTGAATATGTCATGGCCGAAAACTGCTGTGCCGGTTGCAAGAAAACTGCTCAAAATCTGAAGCGTTGCGCCCGCTGCAATTCAATCTTCTATTGCAGCAAAGAATGTCAGCGTTCACACTGGCCCCAACACAAACTTGTttgcaataaaaatgaataa
- the LOC124313079 gene encoding notchless protein homolog 1-like isoform X2 — protein MAVHSSERGLFINVEMSLTRRLDVRSASFHPIEPVLACGLVRGGLVLLRGSNHTTAFENWKIETKQYRCENTIFSVQWNADGTKVAAGSDDGTVIIWCYPGDGKQEFRRNGRSNFPLIFWNPFNRDMLASYNSALDTNEVMIANSAAENLLTHTIKSKWNCQTLAWNSHNQLACGYDDGTFEIHEIESRNKQLKSRMSQKIRHDLGDNGRVYSHIFTPTDYQVKTFSFVTSIAWNEEMNLLASGGTDERVKIWSLASNDPILVLKLNSSCRNLVWSSGIKDQKTRKTFIACGSLKGSLVIWYPFEHENQTRNLPGHAAQIHQLLFSPDGRYLASTDYFKKLIIWCTKSWKSIYILAPSEYMYPYMMTWDAASCKLAISERTGKKQFKMIEYVMAENCCAGCKKTAQNLKRCARCNSIFYCSKECQRSHWPQHKLVCNKNE, from the exons ATGGCTGTACATTCATCAGAGAGAG GTTTGTTCATAAACGTTGAGATGTCATTAACAAGACGATTGGATGTGAGAAGTGCAAGTTTCCATCCAATCGAGCCCGTTCTGGCGTGCGGCTTAGTAAGAGGAGGATTAGTTTTACTTCGCGGATCTAATCACACCACAGCGTTTGAGAATTGGAAAATTGAAACCAAACAATACCGAtgtgaaaatacaattttctcCGTCCAATGGAAT GCTGATGGAACTAAAGTGGCTGCTGGCTCCGATGATGGGACTGTCATCATTTGGTGTTATCCAGGGGATGGCAAACAAGAATTCCGAAGAAATGGACGATCAAACTTTCCgttaattttttggaatccaTTCAACCGGGACATGTTGGCCAGTTATAACAGTGCG TTGGACACAAACGAGGTGATGATTGCCAATTCAGCAGCTGAAAACCTCCTCACCCACaccatcaaatcaaaatggaaCTGTCAGACCCTGGCCTGGAACTCGCACAATCAACTCGCCTGTGGTTACGACGATGGGACGTTTGAAATTCACGAAATAGAGTCACGTAACAAGCAATTGAAAAGTCGAATGTCCCAGAAAATCAGACACGACCTGGGCGATAATGGACGAGTTTACAGCCACATTTTTACGCCTACCGACTACCAAGTCAAAACATTTAGTTTTGTAACGAGTATCGCTTGGAACGAAGAAATGAATCTTTTGGCTTCAGGTGGAACAGACGAACGAGTCAAG ATTTGGTCGTTGGCCAGTAACGATCCCATCCTTGTGCTAAAGCTCAATTCGAGTTGTAGAAATTTGGTGTGGAGTTCTGGCATCAAGGATCAAAAGACgagaaaaacttttattgcATG TGGATCACTTAAGGGAAGCCTTGTGATTTGGTATCCGTTCGAACATGAAAATCAGACACGAAATCTTCCAGGACACGCAGCTCAGATTCaccaattattattttcacccGACGGGCGCTATCTCGCATCGACcgactattttaaaaaattgattatctgGTGCACcaag AGTTGGAAGAGCATCTACATCTTAGCCCCATCCGAGTACATGTATCCGTACATGATGACATGGGACGCGGCCAGTTGCAAGTTGGCAATTTCAGAGCGAACAGGCAAAAAGCAG TTCAAAATGATTGAATATGTCATGGCCGAAAACTGCTGTGCCGGTTGCAAGAAAACTGCTCAAAATCTGAAGCGTTGCGCCCGCTGCAATTCAATCTTCTATTGCAGCAAAGAATGTCAGCGTTCACACTGGCCCCAACACAAACTTGTttgcaataaaaatgaataa
- the LOC124313092 gene encoding F-box-like/WD repeat-containing protein TBL1XR1, translated as MAESVNSTGRGLFKNVEISLTSEMDVRSACFHPIEPILACGLFSGGIILFKSSWKHSTSLSTWKPQCQFRSEYSALSLNFNKSGTKLAGGCIDGTLIVWCSRTGQKRVLPVSRRLDFPLTVWNPFDLNVLASYNNAMEGKLVVIFNAAIGHFYFLQSKENVWCVDWISRNRLACSYDDGTVEIHEIELGFISTSNLVKKLVVSTHFTSQNQVFPFPKNRGMKSDVWSIAWNEQLQLLATSSHDGWVKLWSMDSQDPVHMRHFSSFCCHLVWSPMELPSSNKDPLEGEREPYLASGMEDGSISIWAPGRNMRPFLLFDGHTEQLHQISFSPNGRYLASTDYDRKLIIWSTKTWNIIYTLPPSGCRFPYTISWDATSSKLCITEKTGLKRFLTIEFVAAENQCAKCKKTSHNMKRCSRCRSVFYCNAECQFSHWSNHKTVCQKK; from the exons ATGGCAGAGTCTGTAAATTCAACAGGGAGAG GTTTGTTCAAAAACGTTGAGATCTCATTGACAAGCGAAATGGATGTGAGAAGTGCATGTTTCCATCCAATCGAGCCTATTTTAGCTTGTGGATTGTTTAGTGGAGGGATCATACTATTCAAGAGTTCCTGGAAGCATTCTACTTCTCTTTCAACTTGGAAACCGCAATGTCAATTTCGGTCTGAATATTCGGCGCTGTCCTTAAACTTTAAT AAGAGCGGGACTAAACTAGCTGGCGGATGCATTGACGGAACTCTAATTGTTTGGTGTTCTCGGACTGGCCAGAAACGAGTTTTACCCGTTAGTAGACGATTAGATTTCCCCTTGACCGTTTGGAATCCATTCGATTTAAACGTTTTGGCCAGTTATAACAATGCG ATGGAGGGGAAActagtggtgattttcaacgCAGCTATCGgccatttctattttctccaatcaaaagaaaatgtctggTGCGTCGATTGGATTTCGCGAAACCGACTCGCTTGCAGTTACGACGACGGCACGGTCGAAATTCACGAAATAGAACTCGGCTTTATCTCCACCAGCAATCTAGTCAAGAAACTCGTAGTGAGCACACATTTCACGTCACAGAACCAAGTGTTCCCTTTTCCAAAAAACAGGGGAATGAAATCTGACGTTTGGAGTATTGCCTGGAACGAACAGTTGCAACTTTTAGCCACCAGCTCACACGACGGTTGGGTCAAG CTTTGGTCGATGGATAGTCAAGATCCTGTACACATGAGGCACTTTAGCTCGTTTTGTTGCCATTTGGTTTGGAGTCCAATGGAACTTCCATCTTCAAACAAGGATCCATTGGAAGGAGAAAGGGAACCTTATCTTGCGAG CGGAATGGAGGACGGATCAATTTCGATATGGGCACCGGGGAGAAATATGCGGCCGTTTTTATTATTCGATGGACATACAGAGCAGTTGCATCAAATCTCGTTTTCCCCTAACGGACGTTATCTCGCGTCGACGGATTACGACAGAAAACTGATTATCTGGTCAACTAAG ACATGGAACATTATCTACACCCTCCCACCATCAGGATGTCGATTTCCTTACACCATTTCATGGGACGCGACCAGTTCAAAGCTATGCATTACAGAAAAAACTGGTCTGAAACGg TTCCTAACGATTGAATTCGTCGCAGCTGAAAACCAATGTGCCAAATGTAAGAAAACCTCCCATAATATGAAGCGTTGCAGCCGTTGCCGTTCCGTCTTCTATTGCAACGCGGAATGCCAATTTTCGCACTGGTCAAATCATAAAACAGTTTGTCAGAAAAAGTGA